One part of the Paroedura picta isolate Pp20150507F chromosome 5, Ppicta_v3.0, whole genome shotgun sequence genome encodes these proteins:
- the LOC143838826 gene encoding uncharacterized protein LOC143838826, with protein MDGEKEENEIFCVKCVLKEFLWIGLFGFISVIIFAIQVAKTIISRRTEEVTGPEEQRPEEQVSAEEPSTPAQEAQNTDECPETPSNDYAQWKAALCKNLFPEETEEEETIQPSEAPVMECRVIYGPPPNFRADQDPWFVPKTGRITEADLLKRRDALSAQQKTWGFPQLENKKTEEDVFQRGNTRFAQQKPWGTPQVERKRTEEDVFQRGDTRFAQQPWIAPQFDRKKAGDERKYSIYGQQKTWGIPQRENKKTEEDIFQRGNTRFIQLGSNLG; from the exons GAATTTCTGTGGATTGGCCTTTTTGGCTTCATCAGTGTAATCATTTTCGCAATACAAGTGGCGAAGACCATAATATCGCGCCGAACTGAAGAGGTGACAG GTCCGGAAGAACAAAGGCCTGAAGAGCAGGTTTCTGCTGAAGAGCCG TCCACACCAGCCCAGGAGGCCCAAAACACCGATGAGTGCCCGGAGACGCCATCAAATGACTACGCCCAATGGAAGGCGGCTTTGTGCAAG AATCTGTTCCCCGAGGAGACCGAGGAGGAGGAAACGATTCAGCCCTcggag GCCCCAGTCATGGAATGCAGAGTCATTTATGGacctcctccaaatttcagagCGGACCAA GACCCTTGGTTTGTTCCAAAAACTGGAAGGATAACAGAGGCAGACCTTTTAAAAAGGAGGGATGCTCTCTCTGCTCAG CAGAAGACTTGGGGCTTTCCACAACTTGAAAATAAGAAGACCGAGGAAGATGTCTTCCAAAGAGGAAACACCAGGTTTGCCCAG CAGAAGCCTTGGGGCACCCCACAAGTTGAAAGAAAGAGGACCGAGGAAGATGTCTTCCAAAGAGGAGACACCAGGTTTGCCCAG CAACCGTGGATTGCGCCACAATTTGATAGGAAAAAAGCAGGGGATGAAAGAAAGTACTCCATCTATGGACAG CAGAAAACTTGGGGAATCCCACAACGTGAAAATAAGAAGACCGAGGAAGATATCTTCCAAAGAGGAAACACCAGGTTTATCCAG TTGGGTAGCAATCTTGGGTAG